A single genomic interval of Antechinus flavipes isolate AdamAnt ecotype Samford, QLD, Australia chromosome 1, AdamAnt_v2, whole genome shotgun sequence harbors:
- the PEAK3 gene encoding LOW QUALITY PROTEIN: protein PEAK3 (The sequence of the model RefSeq protein was modified relative to this genomic sequence to represent the inferred CDS: deleted 1 base in 1 codon), giving the protein MSDSGPLYATPSRELPSSSLHYLYSNLGEGRAHLLPSKPCRPRTSRLSSTSLAPPPLPQKTLCRTRSLPTSKTLHSSYGYSSLPRREHQAGPGQASWDRLRKPLLESRSLEEIPRAGGALSGPDPRRLTFATPDWELGHFFQDLGSPQEVYKVLRGCQLDALRCIEKQLGARLAGPWPGRGGPGQSFRLLDSEPCAESGDAWYYKVVRITEDTWHLLAAKVPKLWSRTPEALHAEPPGLALQATLKPHFNVQSLCGQLPAGSLPEAPWQGPAALVAEVPTQTVANWVSANEELHGSHPGWYERRVCLLLLQLCGALKQLHSDSLGHGDLRPENLLLAVPRGQPLGALPQLLLTNFARARSLAPQLPAREDELQLGLLIYEMLGQGPALAQARGSSAPPLPVRSAYSLALARLTPRLLQAAPDRRPPVAQVRVALQTILWGPGPKLQAQGLPPGPWLDIHRALLPLELAERLAGSGEAAGLEDWLCCQYMTEASQSTVGRALELLWGERPAGD; this is encoded by the exons ATGAGTGATTCCGGCCCGCTGTACGCCACGCCCAGCAGAGAGCTCCCCTCCTCCTCACTGCATTATCTTTATAGCAACCTGG GAGAGGGGCGAGCCCACTTGCTGCCCTCTAAACCCTGCCGCCCACGGACATCCCGGCTGTCCTCTACCAGCCTCGCCCCCCCTCCCTTGCCCCAGAAGACCCTCTGCCGGACCCGCTCTCTTCCCACGAGCAAGACTCTTCACTCGTCCTATGGCTACAGTTCCCTTCCTCGGAGGGAGCACCAGGCCGGCCCCGGCCAGGCCTCCTGGGACAGACTGAGGAAACCCTTGCTGGAGTCGCGGAGCCTGGAGGAGATCCCCCGGGCG GGGGGGGCCCTCTCTGGGCCGGACCCTCGCCGGCTGACCTTCGCCACCCCTGACTGGGAGCTGGGCCATTTCTTCCAGGACCTGGGCAGCCCCCAGGAGGTGTACAAGGTGCTGAGGGGCTGCCAGCTGGACGCCCTGCGCTGCATCGAGAAGCAGCTTGGAGCCCGGCTGGCGGGGCCGTGGCCCGGTCGGGGGGGCCCGGGCCAGAGCTTCCGCCTGCTGGACAGCGAGCCCTGTGCGGAGAGTGGGGACGCCTGGTACTATAAGGTGGTTCGGATCACCGAAGACACCTGGCACCTCCTGGCTGCCAAG GTGCCCAAGCTGTGGTCCAGGACCCCAGAAGCCCTCCACGCCGAGCCCCCCGGGCTGGCCCTGCAGGCCACGCTCAAGCCGCATTTTAATGTGCAGAGTCTCTGTGGGCAGCTGCCCGCGGGGAGCCTGCCAGAGGCACCGTGGCAAGGGCCGGCGGCTCTGGTGGCCGAGGTGCCCACCCAGACTGTGGCCAATTGGGTCAGCGCCAACGAGGAGCTGCATGGGAGCCACCCAGGGTGGTACGAGCGCCGGGTCTGCCTCCTGCTGCTCCAGCTGTGTGGGGCCCTGAAGCAGCTGCACTCGGACAGTCTGGGTCACGGGGACCTGAGGCCCGAGAACCTGCTGCTGGCCGTGCCCCGGGGCCAGCCTCTAGGAGCCTTGCCCCAACTGCTCCTCACAAACTTTGCCAGGGCACGGTCGTTGGCGCCCCAGCTGCCAGCGCGGGAGGATGAACTTCAGCTGGGCCTCCTCATCTACGAGATGCTGGGCCAAGGCCCTGCACTGGCCCAGGCCCGAGGGTCCTCCGCTCCCCCGCTGCCAGTCCGCTCGGCCTACTCCCTGGCCCTGGCGCGCCTGACCCCACGTTTGCTGCAGGCCGCGCCAGACCGCCGGCCCCCCGTGGCCCAGGTCCGAGTGGCCCTGCAGACCATTCTGTGGGGGCCCGGGCCCAAGCTGCAGGCCCAAGGCCTCCCCCCGGGGCCCTGGCTGGACATCCACCGGGCCCTGCTGCCCCTGGAGCTGGCCGAGCGGCTGGCGGGCAGCGGGGAGGCGGCCGGACTCGAGGACTGGCTCTGCTGCCAGTACATGACGGAAGCCTCCCAAAGCACGGTGGGCCGGGCTCTGGAGCTCCTGTGGGGAGAGCGGCCTGCTGGGGATTGA